AAGGCTGCGCTTACGCCATGTTCAACCAGGACGGACTCAAGAGAGGCGCGCAAGTCTTGTCCGGGAGCGAGGCGTAGAGCTAAGGTTTGCATGATAGCTGCAAGACTAATCCAGTTTTGGCGAAAGTCAATCAGCCGTCGGCTTTTATCGACCGGTTGATCAAAATGGTGTTGATTGTCACTCATGGCATGTTGAAAGGCGATCAACCCAACTCGGGATATCAACCGAAATCAATTTCATCGGCGTCAATGCCAAGCCAGGTTTGGACACTACAGGAGTCGGCTTTATTGGGTTTCTAATGTTGAAAAAGTGTTTTTGTTGCAACGTATTATTGTATAATTGGCAACTTCTTGGGGCTGTGACTTTCAGCGGTATTTCATGGAGGTTGAGGCGCTCGACAAACGTTCAATAAGGAGCTTGTGTGGCGGCGGCAATTCAACAGAAATCTGGTTTTGAAAAATGGCAAGACGGGCTTAGCAATGCGTCGAGTGATGCCAAGTGGAATTCTCACGACTGTGACATCAGGGCTGCGGTTAATGAATACAATTATCACTTGATGAAAACAAACGGATATTTTTCGTTGGATTGGCAACTGATTAAAGCGATGGTTTGGGTGGAGTCAGGGGCGGAGAGTCCAGAGTGGAAAACCAAACCTATGCAAATTGGCGTGCCAGGAGATCCGGGATTGTCGTCATTTCTCTCTGGTAAAGAAGGTGGCGATTTAATCATCCCGCCAAGTTATAAAAACTATTTCTCTCGCTCAGCGGTCGCAGTAAACCCGATCCAGAATATCCGCGCTGGAATAGGTTATGTGTTAATACGGATGGCTAGAATGGATTACGCAACTATCCTTGATTCAGACTCCAAGACCTATGACGTGATGGTGAAATCCGGCGATAGTTTAGACCGAATTGCAAAAGAAAAAGGAACGACGGTAGATCTACTAAGAAGGCTTAATCGGGATACGACTTTGCTTCGCCCAGGACAAAAGTTGATGTATCAGAAGGCGTCTGTTCAGCGCGTTATAACGGGGTGGCGAAGCATCACTCCCAGCACGATTGCGCAACGCTACAACGGTGGAGGTGATCCAAACTATGAGAAAAAACTCGACTACGCGCTAATGCTGATCAAGCAGGGGAAGGTGGCAGAATGCACCCAATGAATAAATGTTTGCTCGCCGTCACGCTTGCATTATTGGGGAGTGGCAGCGTGTTGGCCGATGGCGCGCAAAACAAACAATCAGCGCTGGAGGAATGCAGTGCCTATTCTGGCGCGGGCATGCGTGGCTGTCTCCAAAAGAAAGCAGATGCCAGCGGCATCGAACTGGCGCGAGCAGAAAGCAACGTACGCGGAGCGTTGAAAAAATGGGACGAAGATGCGCAGTACGTAAAGTTGGCCCAATCTAGGTTTGAGGTTTCAAACAAGGAGTTTTTACGCTATCGCGATGCATATTGCGGGTTTAATGCATCACTCGGCGGAGGGGCGATTGGTGGCGCGCTGGACACTCGGAAGCTGGCTTGTACTGCCGAGTTGAACGTGAATCGTTCGCAGCAAATCTTGGATGCTGTTTCACATCTTCCGTTGAAATGAATCTGTACCACCTGGATCGGACAGTTAGTCATCCCGGATTGTAGTCGCTGGATTCGTCGCGTTTAAACCGCCTGTCGCCGCAAGGTCAGCAGCATGGTACCAAAACCGATGAAGGCCGTACCAACCACGCGGCTGACCCATTTGGAAAATGAGGGCTTCTGCAGAAGATTCCTGGCGCGCGAGGCGATCAGGGCGTAGCTCATGTGAGTGGTATAGGACACCGCCATGAAGATTCCTGTCAGGATCAGGAATTGCGGCAGCAGCGACGAGTGGGCGTTGACGAATTGCGGAAACAGTGCCGTGAAAAACAGGATGGCCTTGGGATTGGTTGCGGCCGTGAGGAACGCTTCCCGGTAGAGTTTTTTTGGCTGCGGCGCAATGCTGCTTTCTTTATCGTCGGCTTCGCTTACCAATACTGTTGATGCGCCGAATAGCTGCCGCAGGCCGATGTAAAACAGGTAAAGGGCGCCGACGATCTTGACCGCGCCAAACAGCAGGGCCGACGATTTCAGCAGTACGCCCAGGCCAAGTATCGCCGCCACCGACAAGCAAAACACGCCGCAAATATTGCCGAGGGCCGACCACATGACCGAACGCACGCCGAAACTGGCGCCATTGCGCAAGGTCAGCAGGATCGACGGTCCGGGACTCATGATGGCGAGTGCCGCGAAGGCGGTGAAGGTGAGGAGTGTTTGCGTGTTCATCTGCTTGTGAAAATCCAAAAAGTGAAAGGTTGACCTGCAGCTCATTGCCGCTATGAGCCACACATGCATCTTGCGTCGTTACGGACTGCCGTTATTGCCGTGCAGGAGATAACCTTTGCGCTGGCTCAAGCGCTCAAAGTAGGCGCTCACCGCCGGTAACTCAGGGCGTTGCAGCGGTGTGCCGAACCAGCGATTTACCGACAGTCCGATTGGTATGTCGGCCAGTGTGAACTCCGCACCGGCAACGTATCCGCCGGTCGATGCGAGTTGGCGATCGAGGATTTGCATGTTCTTGGTCCAGCTTGCGCTGCCGGCCGCAATTTGCGCCGGGTCCTGGTGTGTCGGCGACTTCCTGACCAGGGCAGGGAATACATAGCTCCAGGAACGGTTCAGGTCGGTGGCTTGCCAATCGATCCATTGATCGATACGGGCGCGCCTTTGCGGTTCGGATGGATATAACCACTCGCCGCCGTAACGCGCCACAAGGTAACGGATGATCGAATTGGATTCCCACAGCACGAAGTCGCCGTCCTGGATGACAGGCACCATGCCGTTCGGATTGAGGGCGAGGTACTCCGGCGTGTCGGTCGCTCGGAAGCCGGAGCCCCAGTCTTCGCGTTCGAAAGGAAGCTCCAGTTCGGCGCAGGTCCAAAGGACTTTGCGGACATTGATCGATGATGCCTTGCCAAGTATTTTCAACATCGGTTTTCCAGGAATTGAGGGGCCAGACAAACGACGGGCCAGACAAACTATACCGGTTGTGCGCAAAGTTTGCCGGACGGCCATTCGGTAATCGGCCTGACGCTGCCCGAGAGGCGGATGGAGGCGCCGCGCTCAAGTGGGATTTGTGCGTGCAAGAGGCAGCGGATGCCCATGTCCTCACCTTGGACGATATCGATGGCGCCCCCGTGCGGCCAGTCGATGTCGCGCAGGTAGCCGGCCAGCGCGGCAGTGGAAGCACCGGTGGCGGGATCTTCGTAGACGCCGCCGGAGGCAAACGGATTGCGGGTATGGAATAGTTGCGCTGTCTCGGCATGCGCCAGCACGACGGTGGTCAAGCCGGCGCGCTGCATGAAGTTGCGGCCTTGATCCAGTTCGTAGCGCATGGCGCGCAATGTTTCCCGGCTGCGCAAGGCCAGCGCCAGGTGGTCGACACCGCCATGCGCGATGGCCGGTGGGATGCGCGGATCGAGGTCGTCGGCGCTATAGCCGAACAGCGCCAGCGCCTCGGCCACCAGTGCGGGATCGGCGGCCTTGCTACGGGTTGGCGGCGATTGCAGCGCGGCGTTGGTCAGTTTGCCTTGTTGCTTGCCTTCCACCGTGATGTGGGCGCCGCTCATATGCAGCGTGATGGCAAACGCGCCGTCGCCGTATTGTTGGGCGAGTGCTGCGCCCAACGCAATTGTTGCGTGCCCACAAAAGCCGATTTCGGATTCTGGCGAAAAATAGCGCACGTACCACCCACCCGGGATGGCGGCGGCGAACACGGTTTCGGAAAAGCCGACTTCCGCGGCCAACTGCTGCATTGCTGACGCGTCCGGCAGGGTAGAACCGATCCAGACGCCGGCTGGATTGCCGCCCTGTTCGCCGTCGGAAAATGCGGCGAGTTTGATTACGTTGTCGTTCATCTGTTTGTCCTAAGCTAGTTGTTGTTCGATGCTTTTTGTGAAAGGAGTATCGAGCTCGCCGGTGTGCTTGGTGGTCACCGGTTCGATCAGCACGATCCAGCATTCCTCTTCAGCCACCGGGTTGTGCGGTACGCCGCGCGGCACCACATGGATGGAGCCCGCTGTTAGTTCAACCGCCGGCCGGTCCTGGTATTCGATGCGCAACCGGCCGCGCAATACGTAGAACAATTCGTCCTCGGCGGCATGGCTGTGCCAGGTGAAATTGCCAAGTAGTTTGGCTACCTTGACATACTGGTCGTTGACCTGCGCCACCACTTTGGGCGACCAGTGCTCGGTGACGCTTTCACAGGCGCTCAGCAAGTCGACGGCTGGCGGTGTGGCGGAATTGATCATGCGATTCTCCGGGTTGGAATAAACGTTACGGATCATGCTAACCTAGCGCCACGGCATCAGTGAAGCAAATGTTTATTATGCCTAACATTAGCAATTGTAATACTTGAATGTGATCATCCATGCCCCGTAATCTCGACACCAACCTGCTGCGTACTTTCGTGACTGTTGCCGAACATGCCAGCATGACGGTCGCCGCCAATGCGCTGCACCTGAGTCAAGGCGCGGTCAGTCAACAAATCAAGCGCCTGGAAGAAGTGCTGGCTGGCAGCCTGTTTGAACGCGATCCGCGCGGCCTGCGCCTGACCGCAGCCGGCGAGCGTTTGTTTGGCAAGGCCAAGCGGTTGTTGAGCCTGAACGACGAAATCTGGGTCGACATGACTGCCACAGCGATCGAGGGACAAGTACGGCTCGGCGTGCCGCATGATTTGGTAGCGACCTGCCTGCCTCCAGTCATGAAGGCTTATGCTGAAGCGTTCCCACAAGTCGAAA
This DNA window, taken from Collimonas arenae, encodes the following:
- a CDS encoding LysM peptidoglycan-binding domain-containing protein, whose amino-acid sequence is MAAAIQQKSGFEKWQDGLSNASSDAKWNSHDCDIRAAVNEYNYHLMKTNGYFSLDWQLIKAMVWVESGAESPEWKTKPMQIGVPGDPGLSSFLSGKEGGDLIIPPSYKNYFSRSAVAVNPIQNIRAGIGYVLIRMARMDYATILDSDSKTYDVMVKSGDSLDRIAKEKGTTVDLLRRLNRDTTLLRPGQKLMYQKASVQRVITGWRSITPSTIAQRYNGGGDPNYEKKLDYALMLIKQGKVAECTQ
- a CDS encoding lysozyme inhibitor LprI family protein, which codes for MHPMNKCLLAVTLALLGSGSVLADGAQNKQSALEECSAYSGAGMRGCLQKKADASGIELARAESNVRGALKKWDEDAQYVKLAQSRFEVSNKEFLRYRDAYCGFNASLGGGAIGGALDTRKLACTAELNVNRSQQILDAVSHLPLK
- a CDS encoding LysE family translocator, producing MNTQTLLTFTAFAALAIMSPGPSILLTLRNGASFGVRSVMWSALGNICGVFCLSVAAILGLGVLLKSSALLFGAVKIVGALYLFYIGLRQLFGASTVLVSEADDKESSIAPQPKKLYREAFLTAATNPKAILFFTALFPQFVNAHSSLLPQFLILTGIFMAVSYTTHMSYALIASRARNLLQKPSFSKWVSRVVGTAFIGFGTMLLTLRRQAV
- a CDS encoding glutathione S-transferase family protein, with the protein product MLKILGKASSINVRKVLWTCAELELPFEREDWGSGFRATDTPEYLALNPNGMVPVIQDGDFVLWESNSIIRYLVARYGGEWLYPSEPQRRARIDQWIDWQATDLNRSWSYVFPALVRKSPTHQDPAQIAAGSASWTKNMQILDRQLASTGGYVAGAEFTLADIPIGLSVNRWFGTPLQRPELPAVSAYFERLSQRKGYLLHGNNGSP
- a CDS encoding PhzF family phenazine biosynthesis protein, which produces MNDNVIKLAAFSDGEQGGNPAGVWIGSTLPDASAMQQLAAEVGFSETVFAAAIPGGWYVRYFSPESEIGFCGHATIALGAALAQQYGDGAFAITLHMSGAHITVEGKQQGKLTNAALQSPPTRSKAADPALVAEALALFGYSADDLDPRIPPAIAHGGVDHLALALRSRETLRAMRYELDQGRNFMQRAGLTTVVLAHAETAQLFHTRNPFASGGVYEDPATGASTAALAGYLRDIDWPHGGAIDIVQGEDMGIRCLLHAQIPLERGASIRLSGSVRPITEWPSGKLCAQPV
- a CDS encoding cupin domain-containing protein, translated to MINSATPPAVDLLSACESVTEHWSPKVVAQVNDQYVKVAKLLGNFTWHSHAAEDELFYVLRGRLRIEYQDRPAVELTAGSIHVVPRGVPHNPVAEEECWIVLIEPVTTKHTGELDTPFTKSIEQQLA